In Microbacterium binotii, one DNA window encodes the following:
- a CDS encoding SDR family NAD(P)-dependent oxidoreductase has translation MRLESKTALITGGSSGIGRATVEKFLREGAKVMIADVDLARSDQVVTELEGLGFTGSVAAVRTDVSRYEDVEAAVARTVEVFGSLDVIFNNAGIAGGKPLLEHDPEVDYAPMIRIDQDGVYYGILAAGRQFRKQGTGGVIISTSSIYGQQAAELSFSYSAAKAAVISFTRSAAYELAQYGVRAVAITPGRVGTPIINQFSEELRATFAAEQMRNALTAPEEIADVVAFLASDEANAINGTVVSVDDGYSVFKQRLDLPVF, from the coding sequence ATGCGACTGGAATCGAAGACCGCCCTCATCACGGGTGGCAGCAGCGGCATCGGTCGTGCGACCGTCGAGAAGTTCCTCCGCGAGGGCGCGAAGGTCATGATCGCCGACGTCGACCTGGCGCGCTCCGACCAGGTCGTGACGGAGCTCGAGGGCCTCGGCTTCACGGGCTCGGTCGCGGCCGTGCGCACCGACGTGTCCCGCTATGAGGATGTGGAGGCCGCCGTCGCCCGCACGGTCGAGGTGTTCGGCTCGCTCGACGTGATCTTCAACAACGCGGGGATCGCGGGCGGCAAGCCGCTGCTCGAGCACGACCCCGAGGTCGACTACGCGCCGATGATCCGCATCGATCAGGACGGCGTCTACTACGGCATCCTCGCCGCCGGCCGGCAGTTCCGGAAGCAGGGGACGGGCGGCGTCATCATCAGCACGTCGTCGATCTACGGCCAGCAGGCCGCGGAGCTCTCGTTCTCGTACAGCGCCGCCAAGGCCGCCGTCATCTCGTTCACCCGCTCCGCCGCCTACGAACTGGCGCAGTACGGCGTCCGCGCCGTCGCGATCACCCCCGGGCGCGTCGGGACCCCGATCATCAACCAGTTCAGCGAGGAGCTGCGGGCGACCTTCGCCGCCGAGCAGATGCGCAACGCCCTCACGGCCCCCGAGGAGATCGCGGACGTCGTGGCGTTCCTGGCCTCCGACGAGGCGAACGCCATCAACGGCACCGTCGTGAGCGTCGACGACGGCTACTCGGTGTTCAAGCAGCGGCTCGATCTGCCGGTGTTCTGA
- a CDS encoding sugar ABC transporter substrate-binding protein: MRTSFKALAAVAAAAALVLTGCSSGGSGGGGDDTFKVIAFTSGNQTPVGAWWVKAVQDKADELGWDLTVIQGDFDFQKMNPAVESAIGQGADAIFDGYTDVASIGSIVTAAKDANIPIFAIDSATEENDAFAINVTADQQGIVDQTVGALDEALGGLKGKNIMVIGHDPHPGIRLRASLAEKALTAAGANIAGGDIQKVASPATGRTEALSLVADYLSANPGGLDGVWVGWDDAALGAAQAVSEAGSKAKVTGVDATSEAIAAIKAGGPFLATIEQPWPSILDTVVGDIEAYRKDGTLPSSRFDAVATTLVTVDNADSITPSDKLG, encoded by the coding sequence GTGCGCACATCATTCAAGGCCCTCGCGGCCGTGGCCGCCGCAGCGGCCCTCGTCCTGACCGGATGCTCGTCGGGCGGCTCGGGAGGCGGCGGTGACGACACCTTCAAGGTGATCGCCTTCACCTCCGGCAACCAGACGCCGGTGGGTGCCTGGTGGGTCAAGGCCGTGCAGGACAAGGCCGACGAGCTCGGCTGGGACCTCACCGTCATCCAGGGCGACTTCGACTTCCAGAAGATGAACCCCGCGGTCGAGAGCGCCATCGGGCAGGGTGCCGACGCGATCTTCGACGGCTACACCGACGTCGCCTCGATCGGCTCGATCGTGACCGCCGCCAAGGACGCGAACATCCCGATCTTCGCGATCGACTCCGCGACCGAGGAGAACGATGCGTTCGCGATCAACGTCACCGCCGACCAGCAGGGCATCGTCGATCAGACCGTCGGGGCGTTGGATGAAGCGCTCGGAGGCCTGAAGGGCAAGAACATCATGGTGATCGGGCACGACCCGCACCCCGGCATCCGGCTGCGCGCCAGCCTCGCCGAGAAGGCGCTGACCGCGGCGGGCGCGAACATCGCCGGCGGCGACATCCAGAAGGTCGCCTCTCCCGCGACGGGACGCACCGAGGCGCTGTCCCTCGTCGCGGACTACCTGTCCGCGAACCCCGGCGGCCTCGACGGCGTCTGGGTCGGTTGGGACGACGCGGCGCTCGGCGCCGCCCAGGCCGTCAGCGAGGCGGGCTCGAAGGCGAAGGTCACCGGCGTCGACGCGACGAGCGAGGCGATCGCCGCGATCAAGGCCGGCGGGCCCTTCCTGGCGACCATCGAGCAGCCCTGGCCCAGCATCCTCGACACGGTCGTCGGGGACATCGAGGCCTACCGCAAGGACGGCACGCTGCCCTCCTCCCGCTTCGACGCGGTCGCCACGACCCTCGTGACCGTCGACAACGCGGACAGCATCACCCCCTCCGACAAGCTCGGTTGA